The proteins below are encoded in one region of Clostridium sp. 'White wine YQ':
- a CDS encoding Gfo/Idh/MocA family oxidoreductase: MNKTVNVGLIGYGVAGQVFHAPMVYSVSGLKLYKIYDSREESKGKINSKFEDVLFTTNIDEIYNDKNIDLVIVATPNIAHYELAKRALVAGKNVLVEKPFTVTSEEADKLIQLAKEKNKLLTVHHNRRWDSDFKTIKRVINGGLLGELAEYEAHYDRFRNFFKENAWREQNAPGSGILYDLGSHLIDQAQDLFGIPDEIFGDLNIQRKGGETIDNFEVILKYPNLKVTLKAGMLVKEDSPHFVLYGNKGSFVKYGMDVQEGNLRKDLIPKYTEEWGKESQELWGTLNTELNGLNFRGKVESENGDYRALYENVYKAIIGEEELIVKPQEARNTIRIIELAEESNNKKAWVKFS, encoded by the coding sequence ATGAATAAAACAGTGAATGTAGGATTGATTGGATATGGGGTTGCAGGACAAGTGTTCCATGCACCTATGGTTTATAGTGTAAGTGGATTAAAATTATATAAAATTTATGATTCAAGAGAGGAAAGTAAGGGGAAAATAAATTCTAAATTTGAAGATGTTCTATTTACTACTAATATCGATGAAATATATAATGACAAGAATATAGATTTAGTTATAGTAGCAACTCCTAATATAGCCCATTATGAACTTGCAAAAAGAGCATTAGTAGCGGGGAAAAATGTACTTGTAGAGAAGCCATTTACAGTAACTTCAGAAGAGGCGGATAAGCTAATTCAATTGGCAAAGGAAAAGAATAAGCTTTTAACTGTACATCATAATAGAAGATGGGATAGTGATTTTAAGACTATAAAGAGAGTAATTAATGGTGGGTTACTAGGAGAACTTGCAGAATATGAAGCTCATTATGATAGATTTAGAAACTTTTTTAAGGAAAATGCTTGGAGAGAACAAAATGCTCCTGGTTCAGGTATACTTTATGATTTAGGCTCTCACTTAATAGACCAAGCTCAAGACTTATTTGGGATTCCTGATGAAATTTTTGGAGATTTGAACATACAAAGAAAAGGTGGAGAGACAATAGATAACTTTGAGGTCATATTAAAGTATCCTAATTTAAAGGTTACATTAAAGGCAGGAATGCTAGTAAAAGAAGATAGTCCACATTTTGTTTTATATGGGAATAAGGGAAGTTTTGTTAAGTATGGTATGGATGTTCAAGAAGGAAATTTAAGAAAAGATTTAATACCTAAATATACTGAAGAATGGGGAAAAGAATCACAAGAACTATGGGGCACACTAAATACTGAGCTTAATGGACTTAATTTTAGAGGAAAAGTTGAAAGTGAAAATGGAGACTATAGAGCATTATATGAAAATGTATATAAAGCAATAATTGGTGAAGAAGAGTTAATCGTAAAACCACAAGAGGCCAGAAACACTATAAGAATAATAGAACTAGCAGAAGAAAGTAATAATAAAAAAGCATGGGTAAAATTTAGTTAA
- a CDS encoding GtrA family protein — protein MDKLLKFSVVGVLNTLITFIIYNLLIYINVNYLIANAIGYVAGTINGFILSSNFVFKKKASVDTGVKFLITNVISFIINSSTLWFFVHILGANKTLSQIPAIILGFAANFIINKIWTFK, from the coding sequence ATGGATAAACTTTTAAAGTTTTCAGTGGTTGGTGTACTTAACACCTTAATTACCTTTATTATTTATAATTTATTAATATATATAAACGTTAATTATTTAATTGCTAATGCTATTGGTTATGTCGCAGGAACCATAAATGGCTTTATTTTAAGTAGTAACTTTGTATTTAAGAAAAAAGCATCAGTGGATACAGGTGTAAAATTTTTAATAACCAATGTTATATCATTTATAATTAACAGTTCAACTCTTTGGTTCTTTGTGCACATACTTGGAGCTAATAAAACACTCTCCCAAATACCTGCTATTATTTTAGGATTTGCAGCCAATTTTATAATTAATAAGATATGGACATTTAAATAA
- the rpiA gene encoding ribose-5-phosphate isomerase RpiA, whose protein sequence is MDANELKKESAKKALDYINDGMVVGLGAGGSVAYLADYLSEKSKNGFNVKIVTPSRATKLMCHEKGLNVIDTSLISNIDVAFDGCDEVDSKLNALKSGGGVHTKEKLIGTMAKEYILLVDESKFSKTLTFKAPVVLEIIEEALSYVIREVKALGGEPKLRSSKEKDGFVITDNGNLLLDVSFKNVNNIENLDKILKNIRGVVETSLFVNVVTKVIVASENEIKVIE, encoded by the coding sequence ATGGATGCTAATGAATTAAAAAAAGAAAGTGCTAAGAAGGCATTAGACTATATAAATGATGGAATGGTTGTTGGATTAGGAGCTGGCGGAAGTGTAGCATATCTTGCAGATTATTTAAGTGAGAAATCAAAGAATGGATTTAATGTGAAGATAGTGACTCCCTCCCGCGCGACTAAGTTAATGTGTCATGAGAAAGGATTAAATGTAATAGATACTTCACTCATAAGTAATATTGATGTAGCCTTTGATGGATGTGATGAGGTAGATTCAAAATTAAATGCACTTAAAAGTGGAGGAGGAGTTCATACAAAAGAAAAGCTAATAGGAACCATGGCAAAAGAGTATATTCTTTTAGTTGATGAAAGTAAATTTTCAAAGACACTTACTTTTAAGGCACCGGTAGTTTTAGAAATAATAGAAGAGGCCCTTAGTTATGTAATTCGTGAGGTAAAAGCATTAGGAGGAGAGCCTAAACTTAGAAGTTCAAAAGAAAAGGATGGTTTTGTAATAACAGATAACGGAAACCTTTTACTAGATGTAAGTTTTAAAAATGTTAATAACATTGAAAACTTAGATAAAATCCTAAAGAATATAAGAGGAGTTGTAGAAACTTCACTATTTGTAAATGTTGTAACAAAAGTCATAGTAGCATCTGAAAATGAAATAAAAGTTATAGAATAG
- a CDS encoding M15 family metallopeptidase has translation MKKENLLIFIISALIFSAGIGTGLGAGAFFSQSKGTPTTTSVINLAGEKYLMSKDTTSDQSGLVPVLDYDESFIIDLRYSTTNNFTGKKVYPVDTCLLQKGTLDKLINANNEFKKLGYKIKIWDAYRPASVQVNLWNLVKDRRFIASPYVSGSRHNRGAAVDITLVDSTGKELEMPTGFDEFNANAYRTNTKISDTAKKNLELLTSVMEKNGFDTIETEWWHYDDSEADNYPILDIPLEDF, from the coding sequence GTGAAGAAAGAAAATTTATTGATTTTTATAATATCAGCATTAATATTTTCAGCAGGAATTGGAACTGGACTCGGCGCTGGTGCTTTTTTTTCACAGAGCAAAGGTACTCCAACCACTACATCTGTTATTAATCTAGCTGGTGAAAAGTACCTCATGTCAAAAGATACTACTTCTGACCAAAGTGGATTAGTACCCGTACTAGATTATGATGAAAGTTTCATAATAGATTTAAGATATTCAACTACTAATAATTTTACTGGCAAAAAAGTATATCCTGTAGATACTTGCTTATTACAAAAAGGAACTTTAGATAAATTAATAAATGCAAATAATGAATTTAAGAAACTTGGTTATAAAATTAAAATTTGGGATGCCTATAGACCAGCTTCTGTACAGGTTAACCTGTGGAACTTAGTTAAAGATAGACGATTTATTGCTTCACCATATGTTAGTGGTTCAAGACATAATAGAGGTGCAGCTGTAGACATCACGCTAGTAGATAGCACGGGTAAAGAACTTGAAATGCCTACTGGATTTGATGAATTTAATGCAAATGCCTACAGAACTAATACAAAGATCTCTGATACTGCGAAAAAAAATCTTGAACTACTCACCTCAGTAATGGAGAAGAATGGATTTGATACCATAGAAACTGAATGGTGGCATTATGATGATTCTGAAGCTGATAATTATCCTATTTTAGACATACCATTAGAAGACTTTTAA
- a CDS encoding ATP-dependent DNA helicase: MDNGGIRISVRNLIEFILRRGSIDSSYMGNKRAQEGTRAHQYLQKENSKIYEEYKKEVYFKHIFERESMSISVEGRADGIIKIDDRIIIEEIKSTTKELLLIEEDSNMLHWAQVKFYGYMYLIENNEDSIELQLTYIHLDSNETKKFNKVFELQELEEFVNFVVDEYIKWALFTLDWVKERNTSIKLLEFPFEKYRNGQREFAVVVYNTIKSKGMLFAQAPTGIGKTISTLFPSIKSLGEELSDRIFYLTAKTITRTVAEESLRLIRDKKVRIKSITLTAKDKICFNSDSSCNAEDCPYAKGYYDKVNEALFDIINNEDEFTREKIEGYSKRYEICPFEFSLEISNWSDVIIGDYNYVFDPRVYLKRFFDESSEKYTFLIDEAHNLVSRGREMFSATLEKRAILNAKKILKGEKKLIKYLNKINTYLISLKKDAQDKAVREAIVDEPTVLYEYIRGYLKECDEFLVTHKDFPEYEQILELYFQLNTFINISGFYDENYLTIVKLDGEELILKLFCINPSKNLREGMNRSNSKIVFSATLSPGNYFIELLGGSEESYKMSLPSPFPEKNLLTLIAPVSTRYKHREVTINKIISMIVEFVKAKRGNYMCFFPSYKYMKQAQEVLESINEDIIFMIQKENMSEEEKEEFLGEFKEPKDKSQLGLCVMGGVFSEGIDLTGDSLIGAIIVGVGLPQISFEQDLIKDFFKEKGEGYDYAYTYPGINKVMQAVGRVIRREEDKGATLLIDDRFISNKYLRLMPENWRDLKIVRDKEDIIKEMDDFWS, from the coding sequence ATGGACAATGGAGGAATAAGAATTTCTGTTAGAAATTTAATAGAATTTATATTAAGAAGAGGAAGTATTGATAGTAGTTATATGGGTAATAAAAGAGCGCAAGAAGGAACAAGGGCTCATCAATATCTTCAAAAAGAAAATTCTAAGATTTATGAAGAATATAAAAAAGAAGTTTATTTTAAGCATATTTTTGAAAGAGAGAGTATGTCAATTTCTGTTGAAGGAAGAGCAGATGGCATTATAAAAATAGATGACAGAATAATCATTGAGGAAATAAAAAGCACAACAAAAGAACTATTACTTATAGAAGAAGATAGTAATATGCTTCATTGGGCACAAGTGAAATTTTATGGATATATGTATCTAATAGAAAATAATGAGGACTCCATAGAGCTGCAGCTCACATATATTCATCTAGATAGCAATGAAACAAAAAAATTTAATAAAGTTTTTGAATTACAAGAATTAGAGGAATTCGTTAACTTTGTAGTAGATGAATATATAAAATGGGCTCTTTTTACCTTAGACTGGGTAAAAGAAAGAAATACTTCAATAAAGCTATTAGAATTTCCATTTGAAAAATATAGAAATGGACAGAGAGAATTTGCAGTAGTAGTATATAACACAATTAAATCAAAAGGAATGCTATTCGCACAGGCGCCAACAGGCATAGGTAAGACTATATCAACATTATTTCCATCAATAAAATCCTTAGGAGAAGAATTATCAGACAGGATATTTTATTTAACAGCAAAAACTATAACAAGAACTGTGGCAGAAGAATCACTGAGATTAATTAGAGATAAGAAAGTTAGAATAAAAAGTATAACTTTAACTGCAAAAGATAAAATATGCTTTAATAGTGATTCTAGTTGTAATGCTGAAGATTGCCCTTATGCAAAAGGATATTATGATAAGGTGAATGAAGCACTTTTTGATATTATAAATAATGAAGATGAATTTACCAGAGAAAAGATTGAAGGCTATAGTAAAAGATATGAAATATGTCCATTTGAGTTTTCACTAGAAATATCTAACTGGAGTGATGTTATTATTGGAGATTATAATTACGTATTTGATCCTAGAGTTTATTTAAAACGATTTTTTGATGAAAGTTCAGAAAAATATACCTTTTTAATAGATGAGGCTCATAATCTAGTATCTAGAGGAAGGGAAATGTTTTCTGCAACATTGGAAAAGAGAGCTATACTAAACGCAAAAAAAATATTAAAAGGAGAAAAAAAGTTAATTAAGTATTTAAATAAGATAAATACATACTTAATATCATTAAAAAAAGATGCTCAGGATAAAGCGGTAAGGGAAGCAATAGTAGATGAGCCTACAGTACTTTACGAATATATAAGAGGATATTTAAAAGAATGTGATGAATTTCTTGTAACTCACAAGGATTTTCCAGAGTATGAGCAGATATTAGAGTTATATTTTCAATTAAATACATTTATAAATATTAGTGGGTTTTATGACGAAAATTACTTAACTATAGTTAAGTTAGATGGAGAAGAACTGATTTTAAAGTTGTTTTGTATAAATCCAAGTAAGAATTTAAGAGAAGGAATGAATAGATCAAATAGCAAAATAGTATTTTCTGCGACACTTTCCCCGGGAAATTATTTTATTGAATTGTTAGGGGGAAGTGAGGAAAGTTATAAGATGAGTCTTCCATCACCTTTCCCAGAGAAAAATCTTTTGACACTAATTGCACCAGTATCCACAAGATATAAGCATAGAGAAGTAACTATAAATAAGATAATTTCTATGATAGTAGAATTCGTAAAAGCTAAAAGAGGAAATTATATGTGCTTTTTCCCATCATATAAATATATGAAGCAAGCTCAAGAAGTTTTGGAATCTATAAATGAAGATATAATATTTATGATCCAGAAGGAGAATATGAGTGAGGAAGAGAAAGAGGAATTCTTAGGAGAATTTAAAGAACCAAAAGATAAAAGTCAATTAGGCTTATGTGTAATGGGAGGAGTATTCTCCGAGGGAATAGACTTGACAGGAGATTCTTTAATAGGAGCAATAATTGTTGGGGTGGGTTTGCCTCAAATATCCTTTGAACAAGACTTAATAAAGGACTTTTTTAAGGAAAAGGGAGAGGGATATGATTATGCTTATACTTATCCAGGCATAAATAAAGTTATGCAAGCAGTAGGAAGAGTGATTAGAAGGGAAGAGGATAAGGGAGCTACATTACTTATAGATGATAGATTTATTAGTAATAAGTATTTAAGATTGATGCCAGAAAATTGGAGAGACCTCAAAATAGTCAGAGATAAGGAAGATATAATTAAAGAAATGGACGATTTCTGGAGTTAA
- a CDS encoding DeoR/GlpR family DNA-binding transcription regulator: MNERRNEIFNIISIEPKVSVKKLSNILGVSEVTIRKDLSALEEEGVLKRTHGGAVQMASSSIEKRLSFRQNEKQRIAEEASKLVLPGETILLEAGSTNTVLAKEISKKSGVHIITNSLYITYMLKDTLQVKVTLLGGELQQDSEAMVGPLTTLSLSKIAVDKAFIGMDGFSEKLGFTCGDFFRAEVGKEMCKRAEKTIVLADSSKFDNIGVTPVVELNDVYMVISDKDITKEKLSILKKHNVNTIIV, translated from the coding sequence TTGAATGAAAGAAGAAATGAAATATTTAATATAATTTCAATAGAACCCAAGGTATCAGTAAAGAAATTATCAAATATTCTTGGCGTCTCAGAGGTTACAATAAGAAAAGATCTTTCAGCACTAGAAGAAGAGGGTGTTTTAAAAAGGACTCATGGTGGTGCTGTACAAATGGCTTCAAGTTCTATAGAAAAAAGATTATCATTTAGACAAAATGAAAAGCAAAGAATAGCAGAAGAGGCTTCAAAGTTAGTCCTACCAGGTGAGACTATATTACTAGAAGCAGGTTCTACTAATACGGTTCTAGCAAAAGAAATTTCAAAAAAATCAGGGGTTCATATAATAACCAATTCTCTATATATTACCTACATGCTTAAAGATACGCTTCAAGTTAAAGTGACATTATTAGGAGGAGAGTTGCAACAAGATTCAGAAGCAATGGTTGGACCACTCACCACTTTAAGTTTAAGTAAAATTGCAGTTGATAAAGCTTTTATTGGAATGGATGGTTTTTCTGAAAAATTAGGTTTTACCTGTGGAGATTTCTTTAGAGCTGAAGTTGGAAAGGAAATGTGTAAAAGAGCTGAAAAGACTATTGTTTTAGCAGATTCTTCAAAATTTGATAATATAGGAGTTACTCCAGTTGTAGAACTTAATGATGTTTATATGGTAATTTCAGATAAAGATATAACAAAAGAAAAATTGAGTATTTTAAAGAAACATAATGTTAACACTATCATAGTCTAG